TCACAAATAGTCCAATACTAATAAAGTCCATAACATAGTTCACATATTCCACATCACAGTCCACATCACATAGTTGATCGTCCATATAGCCAGACTCACTTCCTCGTAGTCTTACCCTTACCCTTGGCTCCAAGGGCGTCGATGCATGTAGTGTAGGGGTCACGTGGGCACCGTCTACGTGGTGTGAGCTATGACGGATGAGTCGTGGGAGCATCCTGCAGCTGGGACGGTGCAATGACGTCGCAGCTACGACATTCTCATCTCCCTCGTCCTCATCGTCGTTGTTactgtcgtcatcgtcgtcgtcattgtCACCGTCAACGTCTGCAAATGAGATTCACAAGGAGATGCATTTGGCAATTATGGAGATAACCTGACTGGAGCTTCACAATGATCAAAGGATAACTTTCGAACGACCAGATCCAAACATGGAGGAACAATTGTCATCACAATTTTGACATTTAACCCAGTCATCGTTAGAGCCAATAGAGATCAACCGTCGGAATATTGTCCCAGATGCAACATGGGACAATAAACCCTCAATCGATATGCCAGGGTCGTTTAAATTACAACGAATCTCCTCAAAAGCCCCATCGAAAATCTGGCTAAAAGAGGGCCTTTCATCGAACGTAACCACCAACTTCTTCATTCCATCAAAACTAATCTCCCATAAACATCTTCTCCACACTTCCTCCGTGTTATAGTGTCACTAgggtgtccatctattgcaaacacGGATTCATAAGTCAATAATGGCTAACTAATTACTGGAAATGACTAATATGCAAGCAGGTACtaggtgcaagcgtgcaagcagaCTTTTAGTCCGTTAGATGTGTATCCAACGGTAGATACAATTATAGTTTGTTAGGGGTTTTTTTATAAAGCTATACTAGGTggtggtggaagggtttaagtgCTAAATATGACATTCTGTTAGATCGATCTAACAGATCAAAAATGTCTGCTCGCATGCTTGCACCTAGTACATGCTTGCATATTAGTCGTTGCCCTATTTACTAATGCCTAAATACTTACTAGGTAATAAATAAGTAATAACTACTTACTAATCTACTAATGACTAAatacttactaagtaataaataagTAATAGCTACTTactaactaataactatatagcAACTATTAAATGACCACAACAAACATAACTACATATTGTACTAATAATGTACGAAAATAAGGTATACGTGAGATCACGAATAAGTCAAGCTAACGGTGGCGAAGGTCAAACCGGACGATcacctatgtacaaaaaataTAGTACTGTTAGTAAAAAAATCGGTAGCATCTCCCCTATACGGTgaggtttctaaaacctgcaaaggAATAACAGCACGATGTCTGCCATGCGCACTAACCAACACAGAAAACCTGCAAACAAACAACAACAATAGAAGAACAACACATTCCATGTACACATACTAACAACtaaatagctagctaactataTACACTAACAACTAAATAACTAATAAACTAAATTAATACTACAAAACATGTGCTAGCTAAGTAGTAAATAATACTAAAATACTAACTAAATAGAAAACACTAAGTCAATACTAAACTAAATTAATACTAACTAACCACTAGCTACTAACTAATAAACTAAATTAATACTAACTAAATACTAAACTAAATTAATACTAACTAACCACTAGCTACTAGCTAATAAACTAATCAAATACTAACTAAATAAATACTAAATTAATATCAAAACACTAAATAAATACCGAATGGGAGCGGAGGGCGACGAACTGGCGGGCTGTGGTCGGCGGCCGGTCTCTGGCCTTCGGGCGCGGCGGCACCGAGTAGGCGCAGGGGCGACACGATCTGTGGCGACGACGGCGAGCAGGTGGCGAGCGTGACAAGCAAGAGAAAGAATGGGGAAAGAAGATCGACCGGCGCCTGAATCTTGGCTCGGCGCTAAGATCTATGACGCCGAGCTAGATGTCACGTCAGCCCTCACATGCCAAAGAGTCTCGGTACTTTGACGCCATGGCTACGCCGTCAAGCAAAGGGTCTAAAAACAGAATTAAGTCGTTCAGGGGTCTAAACGTTAATTTTTTTCCAGAAAAAGGACAAAAATACAAAAAAATCGGACAAATGGCTATGTGTTGAACAGTACTGTGTACAACAGCAAATGTTCCATGCGCCAAAGGATTATGATTATGGCCATCCAAATTTGGGTCAGCCTACTTAAAAAAAAATTACACAGTAGAATAACAAACAAGAGGTTTGTGTAAAGTAGTTGACGAAAGAATAATATTAAACATGCCAGCCTCGAGCACGGAGGCGGACGGCTCGGGAGGCGATGGCTCTCAGAGTGTCTCGTGCTGTGGACACGGCGTTCCGTGGCTGCTGCCTCTCCTGCTCAGGCTCCTCAAAGGCATTCATGAACTCCTCCTGTTGCAACCTGTAAGCCAACGCAGCATCTTCGGATTGGTCCAACCTTACTGCGCTCCTCCTAGGCAACAGCAGCTGCGaggcctggacgaagcccctcctGCTTCTTGTGTTGACTTGTGCGCTGATGAAGTTCGCACCAGTGTTGGTGCTTGTTGTACTGCCGGGTTCCATGAAGCTCCTGTAGCTGCTTCTTGTTCTAGCTTCGgtgctgctgctcctgctcctagttCTAGTTCTCATACCATTGCCACCTTGTGATAGCCTATTAGCTCTGAGTGGGCTGCGGCTCGCGTCCTTATCGCATGGTGAGGTCGAATTCTTTCTTGCCTCAACTTCACCGGGAAACAACAGCTGAATGGTGTTCCAGAGCACTGTGTTGATGGTGCACGATCTTGAGTTGCTGCAGAGAGAGATACAATAATTTAGTCAAAGCCTTTACACATCGCTTGTCGAGATTGCACAGCTAAGACTTGCCTGATGAATTGCCTGCATTTTGGACACCGTTTTCCACACTTGGATGCAGCATGTATTAAGCATTTCATGCAGAAGCTGTTAAACAGAGTAGCAGTAGGACGAGTTTCAGAAAGGTCAACGAAGAAACTGGTTTAGAATATTCAATAACATAATTGCATCAAAAGTTAGTTCAATTCAAAAAAGTTTCAGGTAACACTGATCAAAATTTTAGGTTGGTGGACAATGTACAGATAATCACCACTCAGTTGAGATAACATTAATTTGAAAATGATAAACCTCAGGAATAAAAATAAGCCCGTCTTTAGTAAAATAATAATTTATGACCACTCCAGCGTCCAGCCTAACAATGAGAATAGTATTCCATAGTCCTATATATAGGGAGAATCAGAAAAACAAGATTTGTGTTGAACTGAACATCTACACGGTAAACAAGCTTTCAGTGCCCCATATTTGCTGTGAAACTGAGACTAATCTTTGTTTGAAGCAAGAACGCTCCAAATAGTTTAAGCTACCATCTATTGTCATTCCTTAGCAGAATAGCAGGCAGCAACAAAAACGAATAAATATGTTGAGAAAGCAACTGCATTGTATGGTTACGGCAACTAAAATGAGCTATACAGCGATTCTTGCTATGCTCCCTGCGGGATACATGATTTCTGAATTCAAGTACTCAAAGCATTGTCACAGTAGCGATGAAAGTGACAATACTCAAGTCAAGTCTTTTATATAAAGAAAATCAGGAAAACAAAAGGAATTGCAAAATGCGCAGGAAGTGCACATGGGCATTGCAAGTAAGCCCATTTGCCTAGGTTAATTAAGGGGTTGTTTGGTTTGAAAAATCAATCTATTATAgatgaggtggtgcatcatgagtTCATTCCACAAATCTGGTGGGAATGAAAtaatgatggatcaactcattccatttcacaaaacaaacaaaaaagtgaggacTAAGAAGATAATAGACTACCTCTATCCTTAAACCAAACATGCTTATCCGACACTTCCAACAAAATTTACCAAATTTCAGGATTATTCGTTAAACTGCAATTTTGACAACAGAAGGAATCGCTTTCGACAGGCAATCAGCATACAAAATGAACTGTGCCACTCACGGGAAGCAACTGACATCCTACGGTTGCACGCGGCACCAACAAAATGAACCGTGGAAAGCTTTCCATTTCTTCTCTTTTGCATACACATTTTCAGAATTGAAGCAACCACTTTTCCAGAAGCACAGTTAGAAATTACCTGTGCCCACAAGACGTGGTGGTCGGCTCAAAGCAGATCTCCAGGCAAATCTGCAGAAAATGCAACTCCCAAATCAACCCCCGATACCATCTAGTATGAAACCACAGATGTAACCTCATATAGcatatagaaaaagaaaagaagtgcaAGTACAGCGCAAGAGAGCTCCTCCCGGAGGCGATCCATGCACGGCAGGTTTCCCGTGGCCACCGCCTTGTCGCCAGATCCGGACGCCGCCTTGTCGCCAGATCCGGACGCCTCCTTGTCGCCCACAACGACAACTTTCTCTTCCTCCTTGGTGGCAGCATTCACTATCGATTTGCCATCTAGCAAATTTCCAAATCAACGAGAGACAGAAAAACGTCTACGAAGGTTGTACTCGTGCCATGAATTTGCCCAAGAAAATCGAATCGAACTGAGGGAAAAACCTgccgcgtcgtcgtcgtcgtcatcgtcgagcGCGAGAACCACCGGCGGGATCTTGGCCGGAGACTGCCTACGCGGCCTCA
This portion of the Zea mays cultivar B73 chromosome 2, Zm-B73-REFERENCE-NAM-5.0, whole genome shotgun sequence genome encodes:
- the LOC100191204 gene encoding uncharacterized LOC100191204, which gives rise to MASRDAGASPRSAPHRPGAVAPKDGADLLSPRFRSAAALAGWDEESVLLAAMVVEDTPVRESRRKRRASTSSAGGSAGSSTRKMRPRRQSPAKIPPVVLALDDDDDDDAADGKSIVNAATKEEEKVVVVGDKEASGSGDKAASGSGDKAVATGNLPCMDRLREELSCAICLEICFEPTTTSCGHSFCMKCLIHAASKCGKRCPKCRQFISNSRSCTINTVLWNTIQLLFPGEVEARKNSTSPCDKDASRSPLRANRLSQGGNGMRTRTRSRSSSTEARTRSSYRSFMEPGSTTSTNTGANFISAQVNTRSRRGFVQASQLLLPRRSAVRLDQSEDAALAYRLQQEEFMNAFEEPEQERQQPRNAVSTARDTLRAIASRAVRLRARGWHV
- the LOC100191204 gene encoding uncharacterized isoform X1, translated to MASRDAGASPRSAPHRPGAVAPKDGADLLSPRFRSAAALAGWDEESVLLAAMVVEDTPVRESRRKRRASTSSAGGSAGSSTRKMRPRRQSPAKIPPVVLALDDDDDDDAAVNAATKEEEKVVVVGDKEASGSGDKAASGSGDKAVATGNLPCMDRLREELSCAICLEICFEPTTTSCGHSFCMKCLIHAASKCGKRCPKCRQFISNSRSCTINTVLWNTIQLLFPGEVEARKNSTSPCDKDASRSPLRANRLSQGGNGMRTRTRSRSSSTEARTRSSYRSFMEPGSTTSTNTGANFISAQVNTRSRRGFVQASQLLLPRRSAVRLDQSEDAALAYRLQQEEFMNAFEEPEQERQQPRNAVSTARDTLRAIASRAVRLRARGWHV